In Musa acuminata AAA Group cultivar baxijiao chromosome BXJ2-10, Cavendish_Baxijiao_AAA, whole genome shotgun sequence, a genomic segment contains:
- the LOC135586164 gene encoding uncharacterized protein LOC135586164, translating to MFLVQKRLFCLLSCNKSTVHVSSYQLCSLFSFSTAEEHSSNHGSNFTLVDPLESCELSSKEAAKRAKDRICEKELSSSSPSIEFFKQSGWSDPLVMKLLQREPRLLHANVETILKPRMRSLQDMGFSETEIVQLVSSCPCLLYLRDIQPRIDFWRSLLGSNEMLIKACRRNMFLLASSLARKIEPNISLLRECGISEQNIAQMVVRLPSFLCHTEKCIKEAIKHVEELGVSRDCKKFPRALLTVVTLSRSRLDATFATLISYGWSQPDCVAAFRKHPSIWSLSKKTLCDKMTFLMKEAGCELTYIICRPVLLTYSLEKRLRPRYEVLNFLDQNKLLDKGHDLLSVILLSEEKFRNKFLFLLREEKFISVQGKHDVVAVT from the coding sequence ATGTTTTtggtgcagaagaggctctttTGCCTTCTCTCGTGTAACAAGTCCACTGTCCATGTTTCCTCCTATCAACTCTGCAGTCTGTTTAGCTTTTCCACTGCCGAAGAGCACAGTTCAAATCATGGATCCAACTTTACGTTGGTCGACCCCCTTGAGTCATGTGAACTTTCCTCAAAAGAGGCTGCAAAAAGGGCCAAGGATCGCATctgtgaaaaagaactttcaagttCAAGTCCTTCCATTGAGTTCTTCAAGCAGAGCGGTTGGAGTGATCCACTAGTCATGAAGCTTTTGCAGAGGGAACCCAGGCTTCTACATGCTAACGTAGAGACTATCCTgaagcccaggatgagatctttgcaggacatgggattttctgaGACTGAAATAGTTCAGCTGGTTTCATCATGTCCGTGTCTGCTCTATTTACGTGATATCCAACCAAGGATCGACTTCTGGAGGTCACTTCTTGGTTCTAATGAGATGTTAATTAAAGCCTGCAGGAGGAACATGTTTCTCCTTGCTTCTAGCTTGGCTCGAAAGATTGAGCCCAATATATCTCTCTTGAGGGAATGTGGCATCAGTGAGCAAAACATCGCCCAGATGGTAGTGAGACTACCAAGTTTTTTATGTCATACAGAAAAATGTATCAAGGAAGCGATCAAACATGTTGAGGAGTTGGGTGTGTCACGTGACTGTAAAAAGTTCCCTCGTGCACTTTTAACAGTCGTGACCCTGAGCAGGTCCAGGCTTGATGCTACCTTTGCAACCCTGATCAGCTATGGGTGGTCCCAACCAGATTGCGTTGCTGCATTCAGGAAGCATCCATCCATTTGGTCTTTGTCAAAGAAGACCTTATGTGACAAGATGACATTCCTGATGAAGGAAGCTGGTTGTGAGCTGACATATATCATTTGCCGTCCGGTGCTTCTTACATAtagcttggagaagaggttgaGACCTCGATATGAAGTTCTGAATTTTCTTGATCAGAATAAATTGCTGGATAAAGGACATGACCTGCTATCTGTCATCCTGCTATCTGAAGAGAAGTTCAGAAACAAATTCCTTTTCCTGCTACGCGAGGAGAAATTTATTTCTGTGCAGGGAAAGCACGATGTTGTTGCGGTAACCTAG